From Macaca mulatta isolate MMU2019108-1 chromosome 1, T2T-MMU8v2.0, whole genome shotgun sequence, the proteins below share one genomic window:
- the SMIM12 gene encoding small integral membrane protein 12 — MWPVFWTVVRTYAPYVTFPVAFVVGAVGYHLEWFIRGKDPQPVEEEKSISERREDRKLDELLGKDHTQVVSLKDKLEFAPKAVLNRNRPEKN, encoded by the coding sequence ATGTGGCCTGTGTTTTGGACCGTGGTTCGTACCTATGCTCCTTATGTCACATTCCCTGTTGCCTTCGTGGTCGGGGCTGTGGGCTACCACCTGGAATGGTTCATCAGGGGAAAGGACCCCCAGCCCGTGGAGGAGGAAAAGAGCATCTCAGAGCGCCGAGAGGATCGCAAGCTGGATGAGCTTCTAGGCAAGGACCACACGCAGGTGGTGAGCCTTAAGGACAAGCTAGAATTTGCCCCGAAAGCTGTGCTGAACAGAAACCGCCCAGAGAAGAATTGA